A genomic window from Solirubrobacterales bacterium includes:
- a CDS encoding crotonase/enoyl-CoA hydratase family protein, with the protein MSSYETLTIERRDHILFVGLNRPEKRNAFNMQMIRELGSAYGEIENDAEIWVGVVFAHGEHFTGGLDLADVAGAFGDFDKVVPEGGLDPWRNDGTRWTTPVIVAARGMNYTAGIELMLAADIRVAASDSKFLQFEVQRGIFPFGGAMTRFVREAGWGNAMRWILTGEDFGAEEALRLGLIQEITEPGEELARATEIAEYIATRSAPLAVRGALRTAHLAIDEGHDASVANYLTEIHALFGTEDAQEGVLSFTERRQANFKGK; encoded by the coding sequence ATGAGTAGTTACGAAACGTTGACGATCGAGAGACGCGATCACATCCTTTTTGTCGGTTTGAACCGCCCGGAGAAGCGCAACGCATTCAACATGCAGATGATCCGCGAGCTCGGCAGCGCGTATGGGGAGATCGAGAACGACGCTGAGATCTGGGTCGGCGTCGTCTTTGCCCACGGCGAGCACTTCACCGGCGGGCTCGATCTCGCGGACGTTGCCGGAGCGTTCGGCGACTTCGACAAGGTCGTGCCCGAAGGCGGTCTGGACCCGTGGCGTAACGACGGCACCCGCTGGACAACGCCCGTGATCGTCGCCGCACGGGGCATGAACTACACGGCGGGCATCGAGCTGATGCTCGCCGCCGACATCCGCGTCGCCGCCTCCGACAGCAAGTTTCTCCAGTTCGAGGTCCAGCGCGGGATTTTCCCGTTCGGCGGAGCGATGACGCGCTTCGTGCGCGAGGCCGGTTGGGGCAACGCGATGCGTTGGATCCTCACCGGCGAAGACTTCGGCGCAGAAGAGGCGCTGCGCCTCGGGCTGATTCAAGAGATCACTGAGCCCGGCGAAGAACTGGCGCGGGCGACCGAGATCGCTGAATACATCGCGACGCGCTCAGCGCCCCTGGCTGTTCGGGGTGCGCTGCGCACGGCACATCTTGCGATCGATGAGGGCCACGACGCTTCCGTCGCGAACTACCTCACCGAAATCCATGCGCTGTTCGGAACAGAGGACGCCCAGGAGGGCGTCCTCTCATTTACCGAACGTCGACAGGCGAATTTCAAAGGCAAATAG
- a CDS encoding helix-turn-helix domain-containing protein encodes MTPASEIRASRPWERLSEASARLMESHRRAIAEEIIVEIGREIPAYTRPLEGAFGEAVVGGVEQALTQFVAMVRDPQASGREEARRVYVGLGRAEASVGRSIGALLAAYRLGAQVAWRHLADASIKAGLDQRESNLLAESIFAYIDELSAESAEGYAEAQAESAGEIDARRAELIDLLTLGTLGSDPRALAAAAEAANWTLPEEVAVLTWREDLGRSPAGRLPQDSIVRGDETQYVALIPEPRNPARRNQLIRAFAKIPSGLGSVAAIRDTRHSYSHSRAMLSLGEEANLPGIVLADFNRAALIARSDRMLAEEIIRDRLAPLDEETLASRERLSETLLSWLRHNGSITEAAEELHVHAQTLRYRMTRLRELLGDALEDPELRYELEFALRASRS; translated from the coding sequence ATGACTCCGGCTTCTGAGATTCGCGCGAGCAGGCCGTGGGAGCGACTTTCCGAGGCGTCTGCACGCTTGATGGAGAGCCATCGGCGCGCAATCGCTGAAGAAATCATCGTCGAGATTGGTCGCGAGATCCCGGCCTACACGCGGCCGCTTGAGGGCGCCTTCGGGGAGGCGGTGGTCGGAGGCGTCGAGCAGGCACTGACGCAGTTCGTGGCGATGGTGCGCGACCCGCAGGCATCGGGTCGCGAGGAAGCACGCCGCGTCTACGTAGGACTCGGCCGTGCAGAAGCATCGGTCGGACGTTCGATCGGTGCCCTGCTTGCGGCGTACCGACTTGGCGCCCAGGTGGCATGGCGCCACCTCGCCGACGCGAGCATCAAGGCCGGGCTCGATCAACGCGAGTCGAACCTGCTCGCCGAATCGATCTTCGCCTATATCGATGAGCTCTCGGCAGAGTCGGCCGAGGGCTACGCCGAGGCGCAGGCGGAAAGTGCCGGAGAGATCGACGCGCGCCGGGCCGAGCTGATCGACCTGCTCACCCTCGGAACGCTCGGCTCCGACCCACGTGCTCTGGCGGCCGCCGCCGAAGCCGCCAACTGGACGCTGCCTGAAGAAGTCGCGGTGCTGACCTGGCGCGAGGACCTCGGCCGATCGCCAGCGGGTCGGCTGCCGCAAGACTCGATCGTCCGTGGCGACGAGACCCAGTACGTCGCGTTGATTCCTGAGCCACGAAACCCGGCGCGGCGCAATCAACTGATTCGTGCCTTTGCAAAGATTCCTTCTGGCCTCGGGAGCGTGGCGGCGATTCGTGACACGCGACATTCGTATTCGCACAGCCGCGCAATGCTCTCCCTCGGGGAGGAGGCGAATCTGCCCGGAATCGTCCTGGCCGACTTCAATCGAGCCGCGTTGATAGCGCGCTCGGATCGCATGCTCGCCGAGGAGATCATTCGCGACCGCCTCGCGCCGCTCGACGAAGAAACACTCGCTTCTCGCGAGCGACTGTCCGAAACGCTTCTGTCCTGGCTCAGGCACAACGGGAGCATCACCGAGGCTGCCGAGGAACTCCACGTGCACGCGCAAACTCTGCGTTACCGCATGACCCGCTTGCGCGAACTGCTCGGCGACGCGCTGGAGGATCCCGAGTTGCGTTACGAGCTGGAGTTCGCGCTGCGCGCTTCGCGCTCGTGA
- a CDS encoding methylated-DNA--[protein]-cysteine S-methyltransferase, giving the protein MTTHFAITDSPIGELLVLGDEEKVHGLLMNGDGAFDQRKLVLRQDQDAFADTIDQLDEYFAGERDSFDLRLEPNGTEFQRAVWNALQQIPYGDTRSYGQIAAQVGRPGAARAVGMANNRNPIAVIVPCHRVVGSGGALVGYAGGLERKIWLLDHEREARSANSSS; this is encoded by the coding sequence ATGACGACTCACTTCGCAATCACAGACAGCCCGATCGGCGAGCTGCTCGTCCTTGGCGACGAAGAAAAGGTCCACGGTCTGTTGATGAACGGTGATGGCGCCTTTGATCAGCGGAAGCTTGTTCTGAGGCAGGACCAGGACGCCTTTGCGGACACGATCGATCAACTCGATGAGTACTTCGCGGGTGAGCGCGACAGCTTCGATCTTCGGCTTGAACCGAATGGAACCGAGTTCCAGCGCGCCGTCTGGAATGCATTGCAGCAAATCCCGTACGGCGATACACGAAGTTATGGGCAGATCGCCGCGCAGGTCGGTCGACCAGGGGCAGCGCGTGCGGTGGGAATGGCGAACAACCGCAATCCGATCGCAGTGATCGTGCCCTGCCACCGCGTGGTCGGTTCTGGCGGAGCTCTCGTCGGTTATGCCGGCGGGCTTGAGCGCAAGATTTGGCTACTCGATCACGAGCGCGAAGCGCGCAGCGCGAACTCCAGCTCGTAA
- a CDS encoding SHOCT domain-containing protein: MNLLLATSDNWSLGDMLLSMLYFFLFIIWIWIFISIVSDVFRDHELGGVGKAAWLLVLIFLPFLSALVYLIARGDGMRDRTIKHAVDIQKAQNAYIREVAGSPVDDLSKLNDLKNSGVLTQEEFDRAKGKALADHHGE, encoded by the coding sequence ATGAACCTTTTGCTCGCCACGTCGGACAACTGGTCACTTGGTGACATGTTGCTCTCGATGCTTTATTTCTTCCTCTTCATCATCTGGATCTGGATCTTCATCTCGATCGTCAGCGACGTCTTTCGTGACCATGAGCTGGGCGGAGTCGGTAAGGCAGCTTGGCTCCTCGTTCTGATCTTCCTCCCCTTCTTGAGCGCGCTGGTCTACCTGATCGCCCGCGGCGACGGCATGCGTGATCGCACCATCAAGCATGCAGTTGACATCCAAAAGGCTCAGAACGCCTACATCCGTGAAGTTGCCGGCTCACCGGTCGACGACCTCTCCAAGCTCAACGACCTGAAGAACTCCGGCGTGCTCACGCAGGAAGAGTTCGACAGGGCCAAGGGCAAGGCCCTCGCCGATCACCACGGCGAGTAA
- a CDS encoding DNA-3-methyladenine glycosylase 2 family protein codes for MFRTDETCLPSFERCRQAAEDKDARFDGWFYTGVTSTGIYCRPSCPARTPKAANMRFFATAAAAQSAGFRACKRCWPNASPGSPEWDLRADAVGRAMRLIADGVVDREGVAGLASQLGFSERHVHRMLTEVVGAGPLGIARAARAQNARVLLETTDLSSADVAFASGFSSVRQFNATMQEIFATTPGELRRKPRHATRLAGRGGLELRLVARKPFDFSLLHAYLAHRAVAGVESADDETCSRSMRLPRGSGVVRLRAGENCICARFELDDLRDLGAATERVRRLGDLDADPIAADAALSEDPLLRASVASRPGLRVPGSVDGDEIAIRAVLGQQVSVRGASTAAARLAELCGDELKRPVGGVTHLFPTAAAVAALDPSSFAMPKSRSRALIGLASELASGELRLDGSQERQSVHERLVALPGIGDWTAQYIAMRALRDPDAFLPTDLGVRRGLEALGLDGSPRGAARTAERWRPYRAYALQHLWALASDKIQTEDHR; via the coding sequence ATGTTCCGAACCGACGAGACCTGTCTCCCCAGCTTCGAGCGCTGCCGCCAAGCAGCCGAGGACAAGGACGCGCGGTTCGACGGCTGGTTCTACACCGGCGTCACCTCCACGGGCATCTACTGCAGGCCGAGCTGTCCGGCGCGAACCCCGAAGGCCGCGAACATGCGCTTCTTTGCGACCGCGGCGGCCGCCCAGTCGGCCGGTTTTCGCGCATGCAAGCGCTGCTGGCCGAACGCGTCGCCGGGATCGCCCGAGTGGGACCTTCGCGCCGACGCCGTTGGCCGGGCAATGCGGCTGATCGCCGACGGAGTCGTTGATCGCGAAGGCGTCGCCGGGCTTGCCTCGCAGCTCGGCTTCAGCGAGCGGCACGTGCATCGGATGTTGACCGAGGTGGTCGGCGCAGGGCCGCTCGGAATTGCCCGCGCTGCCCGCGCGCAGAACGCTCGCGTTCTGCTTGAGACCACTGACTTGAGTTCCGCAGACGTCGCATTTGCCTCCGGCTTTTCAAGCGTGCGCCAGTTCAACGCGACGATGCAGGAGATCTTCGCCACAACGCCCGGCGAGCTTCGCCGCAAACCACGCCACGCCACGCGGCTTGCTGGTCGCGGCGGGCTGGAGCTGCGGCTTGTTGCACGCAAGCCTTTTGATTTCTCGCTGCTTCATGCCTATCTCGCGCACCGAGCGGTCGCCGGCGTTGAATCCGCAGACGACGAGACCTGTTCGCGAAGCATGCGCCTGCCTCGAGGCTCCGGTGTGGTCCGGCTTCGCGCCGGGGAGAACTGCATCTGTGCGCGCTTCGAACTCGACGACCTCCGGGATCTGGGTGCCGCAACTGAACGCGTGCGCCGGCTCGGCGATCTCGACGCGGACCCGATCGCCGCCGATGCCGCGCTCTCAGAAGATCCACTCCTTCGCGCAAGCGTGGCCAGCCGCCCGGGCCTGCGCGTCCCCGGCTCGGTCGACGGAGATGAGATTGCGATCCGGGCTGTGCTCGGGCAGCAGGTCTCGGTTCGCGGAGCCTCAACCGCAGCGGCGCGGCTGGCCGAGTTGTGCGGCGACGAACTGAAGCGTCCTGTGGGCGGGGTCACGCACCTCTTCCCAACCGCCGCCGCCGTCGCCGCACTCGACCCTTCGAGTTTCGCGATGCCAAAGAGCCGATCACGCGCGCTTATCGGCCTCGCGAGCGAGCTCGCCAGCGGCGAGCTCAGACTCGACGGATCGCAGGAACGACAGAGCGTTCATGAACGCCTCGTCGCGCTCCCCGGGATCGGGGATTGGACCGCGCAGTACATCGCGATGCGAGCGCTGCGCGACCCCGACGCATTTCTTCCCACCGACCTCGGCGTGCGGCGTGGGCTGGAAGCACTTGGCCTCGACGGCTCGCCGCGCGGCGCTGCACGGACTGCCGAGCGTTGGCGCCCGTATCGGGCCTACGCGTTGCAGCACCTCTGGGCGCTTGCATCCGACAAAATCCAAACCGAGGATCATCGATGA